A region from the Rhodamnia argentea isolate NSW1041297 chromosome 7, ASM2092103v1, whole genome shotgun sequence genome encodes:
- the LOC115734622 gene encoding uncharacterized protein LOC115734622, producing the protein MALTTVHGGGGGGGGRIFRITPTGTTTSTVPIRHLLFPLSPRRALHIASAKKLSSRTGKFDSKNRRTPTTTTTKDQEDVEDYGQGQGTAQIERVGPESSAMESSGVAGDDGYFLPELPGDKPDFWEGSQWDALGFFVQYLWAFGIGFALIACGVAVVTYNEGATDFKDTPVYKESVQSRDLLEEPDSNSDVFESNPTEVAPSLE; encoded by the exons ATGGCTCTGACTACAGTTcacggcggtggcggtggcggaggtGGCAGGATCTTCCGCATCACCCCCACCggaaccaccacctccaccgtACCAATTCGCCACCTCCTCTTCCCCCTTTCACCCAGAAGAGCGCTCCACATAGCCTCAGCCAAGAAGCTTTCCTCGAGAACCGGCAAATTCGACAGCAAGAACCGGAggacccccaccaccaccaccaccaaggACCAGGAGGACGTTGAAGATTACGGCCAAGGCCAAGGGACTGCCCAAATCGAGAGGGTGGGGCCCGAGAGCAGCGCCATGGAGAGCTCCGGCGTCGCTGGCGACGACGGGTATTTCCTGCCGGAGCTTCCTGGGGACAAGCCTGATTTCTGGGAGGGCAGTCAGTGGGACGCTCTTGGGTTCTTCGTGCAGTATCTGTGGGCTTTCGGCATCGGTTTCGCG TTGATTGCTTGTGGCGTCGCTGTGGTGACATACAATGAAGGAGCTACAGACTTTAAGGACACACCGGTCTACAAGGAGTCGGTCCAATCTCGGGATCTCTTGGAAGAACCCGACTCTAACTCGGATGTATTCGAGTCCAATCCGACCGAGGTGGCCCCCAGCTTGGAATGA